In Eremothecium gossypii ATCC 10895 chromosome IV, complete sequence, the genomic stretch TGGTCTCCGCCGGGTGATCGAGCGCACTGGCTCGACGATCGACTTCAGCTCCACTGTGCCGACTGGCGTGGAGGGCAACAACGGCGTGAACAAGAAGTAGTTCCGCGGAGATACAACCACGACGTTGTATAGTGTGGTATCCAAGTTCTTCAACAGCGTGACCGAGCCCCACCCGGACCCTAGCACCACCAGCGTCTTCCGTGGGGAACCATCCGGGAATGTGGCGCTCTGCGGCTCCTGGGCTGCGGGGTTCGACTCCCGGTAGAGCTCGTAGGACACCCACGCAGTTCCTGCAAGAAGAGTCGCACCCGCCACCTTCAAAGCAGCTCCCAGCACCCGCCGAGGGACCGACCGGgtcgccgcagccgcggtCTGCGGACCCATCCGCAGTGCACTGTTCGCGAACAACCGCCGCCCGGCTATCCTGCCGCCACAAACCACCTGTCTGGCGAACATTTGCTATGCTTGCGTTTAATCTTCAGCTATTCGCCCGCTCCTGCTTCTGCCTAAGACACACTACGACCTGTTGTGCTGCAACTCGCGATGCCTGCGCCTTCCACTATATATATTTCGTATTTAGTATGCGCCTGCGTTGATGCATTTTTTTTCCACGTTTTCACTGACGGCTTCGCACAACGCCGCACGCATGAGACGCAACTTAAACAGCTGCAGTAAATTTTTCTCGAGTACCGCGAGAGGGGAAGAACACCGGTCCGGCGGAGATTCCGGACCGGCTTAATTTTCCGATTTTTCCGAAGGTCAGACCGCCGAGTCGGAGGAGGCCACGTGATACCTCACGTGGGGAGGGCTGGCCACAAAGATAAGCAAGGCGGGCTGCCACCGTGGCGGCCCCTCCGACACTCTTCAGCTAAGGATGGCTAGAGGAAACCAGCGCGAGCTCGCACGGCAGAAGAACCTGAAGAAGCAGAAGGAGAGCGCCAAGGGGCAGAAAAAGTCTGGGGACCCCCTGAAGCGGATGGAGAGTGACGCGGAGATCCTGCGGCGTAagcagcaggcggcggacgagcgcaaggagcgcgagcggcTGGAGCGGCTGAAGGCCGAGAAGGCCAGCAGGTAGTGTATAGGTGTGTAGGCTTGCCTGGTACGATGCGGGCGTAGAAAATAGCTGTTCAAGAGGGTAGTTTACAGAGGTATGTAGCTCAGCGGTCAGCAGTGTCGACCTTCTTCTGGGCGTCGGCGCTTTTTTCGACGTCGAACTTGAAGTCGAAGTAGCTCTTGTCGAAGTGATGGAGGCGCACGAAACCGTCCTCACCGCCGGAGGCGTACGAGGTGCCCTGCGGGGAAACGGCGATGTAGTTGACGGGACCGAAATGGTCGTCCACACGGCCGATTTCCACCTGGAAAAGCTTGTGGTAGAACTTGGCCTCGAACTTACCCTCGCGGGCACTGGTGGTCGTGACATCGCGCGCGTCCTGGCCACCGCCCAGAATGACGAACTCCTTTAGCGGGGTGATGCAACCGCTGTTCAGCGGACAGTCAGTTTCGTAGGTCTTCAGGACCTCGAATGTCTCGACATCGACTAGGTTGGCGTAGCTGTCTCTGGAGGTCGTGAGGAAGTAGGTGCGGTCAAGCGAGAATTGGATGTCGGAGACGCGCTGCTTGTGCAGGTCCTTGATTTCCAGGCATTCGCCCGTGACGCCGTTGTATTTGCTGATCTTGCCGTCTTGGTGCCCGGCCACGATGTACTTGCCGTCATACGACCACGACGCCACAAGCACGGGCGCACAGCCCTCCTGCGTCAGGATCTCGCAGGAAAGGCCGCTGTTGAAGCCAGTGATCTGGTTGTTCGCATCCCGCGTCACGCTGAACACCACGATGGCGCCGGCGTAGTTCATCACGTTATCCAGCACCGCAAGCACACGGTCGCCGGTGGGCGAAAACTCCACGCGCCGCACGGGCGTGCGCGTGTCCCACGAGTGCGCGATGCTGCCGTCGCGTACGCGCCAGACCTTCACACTGAAGTCCGCACTCCCGGTCACCGCGTACTCCGTGTGCTGGTCCACGTCGATCGACCAAATCGAACCATTGTGACCCTCCAGCGTTCCCAGACGCTCGCCGTTCATCGCATACCACACCGACGCAACGTTATCCTTCCCCGACGTGAAGATTAGGTCTCCCTCGCGGTTATATTTCACCTGCGTGAGCGAACGCTCGTGTCCCATCAACATGATCGGTCTCATCTTTCAAGTATGGTATATGGCCAAGCGTGTGATGTGATCAGATACCCTCCAAGTGACTTAGATGCGCTCTGGCTGGTCCGTTCACTTGGGTGATAGTGCTCTAAGGCCTGCGAACTAGTCGAAAATTTTTCATATTGGCGAGCCACTTGCTAGACCACGATGACGCGGTGCAAAGGTGCAGGTAGAAGTGCAGAGATGCGGCGTACCGGCAGGGCCAGCAGGGCCAGCAGGGCCAGCAGGGCCAGCAGGGCCAGCAGGGCCAGCAGGGCCAGCAGGGCCCAAGGCGTGTTATGTATCGAAGCGGCAGTTACGTAGTTTTAGCAGACGTGCTCCAGCTCGCCGGCGTCTGCCTCGCGCGGACCAAGGTTGTGCTTCAGCAGGCGGTCGAACTGCTCGAACATCAGCCCCAGACAGCTGGAGGTGACGGCCCCGTCGAAGCGGCCCTTGGAGAACTCGTCGCGCACGAAAGCGTGCTGGGCCGCGTGCAGTTCCAGGAAGGAGGCGGCCACGCCGTGTTCGCGCAGGCTGCTGCGCAGCAGGTCGCGGCCCGCCGGCGGCACGTGGGTGTCCCAGGTCCCGAAGATGAGCAGCAGTTCCTGCCCGGGCGCGGCCTCCTTGCACACGCGCTCCAGCGAGTCGTCCGGGGCGGGGGCGCCCAGCGTGCGGCTGTGGATGTCGGTCGGGAAGAAGCACGTGGCGCACGCCACGCGGgcgtccagcagcgcgcggaaTGCCAGGTGGCCGCCGAGGCACATGCCCGTGGCGCCGATGCGGCCGTCGCACTGCGGCAGGCGCTGCAGTAGGTCGCAGCAGAGCCGCGTGTCTTCGTCGTACGACGCAAGAGGCTTCTGGGCCTTGTACTCGTTGCCCAGGTGCGTGCCCGCCGCGTCGTACGCCAGCGGCTCGGGGCCCGTGAAGTTGTGGTACACGCTGGGCAGCACCACCACGTAGCCGCGGGCGGCAATCTGCTGCGCGAAGCGCCGCACAGGCCCGGTCACCTGGTAGATCTCGCTGTACAGGATCACCCCCGGGAACACCGCGCGCGGGTAGCCCGGCACGCGGGGCGAGATGACGTACACGCGTAGCGTGGTGCCGTAGCTTGTTGCGATGTCTTCGAACGTTTCGCTGATGAGCATTGTCGTCACTCTTGCGGCGGATGCGGCGAAGCAGACCACGCCGTTTTttgcgcgcgcgctgggCCCATCGCGGGCCCGCGGGCAGAGATCTGCCCGGACATATTTGAGGGCCAGCGTAAATGCAGTCCGCCTGCGTCTCTTAGCACACACGCCAGGCGGCGATGGTGACCCAACAGTGCGCCGGCACGACCGCGAAGAAGGACCGATGCAAGCGACGTGTTGCGAATGGCGTGTACTGCGCGGCCCACCGAGCGCAGCACTCGGCTGCGCCGGTGCAGTCCGACGGCTTCATCTACATGTACACCTACGAGCGCCTCTACGACGCGCTGATGGGTAAGGGCGGTGCGGCCTCCCTGGACTGGCTCAAGGCGGATCGCAGTGTGTTGGAGAAAAAACCAGTGGCCCTGCAACGCTGGCAGCTGGACGGGGACATTCTTGTCAAGATTGGCATGACTAACAACCCGGTTGCAGCGCGGCTGGTACAGTGGCGCCAGCGCTGTACCCACCCGCTGGTCGCCTTGACGCCTGCGCGCGTGCGCGAACTGCAGCGCGTGCACGCGCGGAGAAAGCGCGGCGTGCTGGAGCGGCTCCAGGAGCGGATGCGTGACCTCTCGCTGCACCGGCCGCACGGGGCGGACGCGCAAGagccgccgctgctgaCGTTTGCGCACGACGGCTTCCGGTGCCGGGGCGACGCGCTAGCCGCGGTGGAGCAGAGCATCCACCAGGCGCTGTGGCGCCGCTATGAGCGCGCCTACGTGCTGTGCAGTGGCTGCACCCGGAGCGCGGCGCCCACGCGGCACCGCGAGTGGTTTAAGGTGCCCGTGCGCGACCTGGGCTACGTGCTCTACACGATCGACGATCTCTGCCTCGGCGGCCGGGCCGCCAACCGCCCCGACGCTGACACTACAAAAAACAGCACGCGGCGAGCGCCCCTCGCACCTGCCAGGCCCAGCACGCAGAGCCCATGACACGCCGTGGTACGCACGCCTACAGCTATTCCTCGGCCGCCTGCGACGCGGGCCCCCGCGCGCCGGTGATCAGCATGCTTCTGGAGTCCGTGTCCAAGCCTTGGCTGGAGGATAGCGCGCCGGACCGGCTGGCGGGTtcggacgacgaggagccGGTCCAGATCCATCTCGTGGACCTGCCGCCGTCCGAGACGGTGTTCTGCTCGCTGCAGTCCGGCGCACAGAGCTGGTCGGTGGCGGAAAGCTCGTGCATGTCCGCGACCGACCAGGACTCGGGCCCGGTGTGCTTTGAACGCCCCCCGGGCTCGGCAGAGAAGACATACGCCAAGCTGTATTTCCGTATCATAGAACTTGTCAATTCCGGCACGGACCTGCTGAAGTGGCTCTACTCGAAGGTTTACCAGTACTACTGGTACGTGCTGATCAACGTCAGCGTGCGCTACCCCAGGTTCGGCACCTGGCTTTAGTATGTTAGCTGCCCTACGCGCCATCCACGCAACTACTAACGGTCTTGGTCAACAGCGGCGGGTTGTGCCGGGAGATGGCACGCTTCGTTTTTAGCCGCCGAGCCTCCGTAAAAGCGTCACCTCCCGGCGCCGGTTTCCCCCGACTCCGAACCACTTGACCAACACATACAGCAACATCATAAGTGCTAAGCGCGACCACTACGTCGAATTCGAAGCGCTCAAGGAGTACTTGAAACTGAAGACCCTGGGGACTCGGACTCTGATACTGCACCACTCCGCGCGTTTCGTCAGCCTGGTCCAGAACTACCCGCCTCTGGGATACTTCCTCATTGTATTCCTCGTCACCCTCGTTGCCGCGTTCCTACTTTTCAGCATCATCATGTCTCTCTGGTCGTTTGCCGTGTTCTGGTTCTACCTCGCGTCCTTCTTTGTGGTCGGCACGCTCGCCGCGGTCCTGGTGCTGCCGTTCATGGCGGCGTCGCTGCTATTTGCAACGGGCGTCGTGATATGCGGCTTCTTCAGCAATCTCAGCTTCCGTTCCGCGCAGCTGGTCTATGACCAGTTCGTCGGCACGCTCCAGCTCACGCTCCAGCACATGGCGGAGCAGGTCCCGCCGGCCTCTGATATGCAGCAGCCCTCGGGCTCGACGATCGACACCGGCGCCATGCTCGCGCACACATTTGACAGCTCCTCCTACGGCGCGACCACGCAGACAGGTTCGGGGCCCGAGTCCGGGCCGGTGCCGGAGCTGGGTTCCGAGGTCTCCGCGTCGCCGTCGCCCGAGCTGGCAGCACTCCCGGTCGCGCACAAGCGCTCCGGCCGTCGAACCGGCACTCTCGCATCTGGAATGTGATTCCCATCGCCCTGTCATCTCGTGCCGTGGTGGAATGGCAGGCGCGAATACCGGGTAACACCGGATAGCCCGTCCCACTGCTCTTCCACCACCGCACGTTCCCCGGTGTGGTAGACGTAGCGTTTTATCTACATGAACAACACCGTTATACATAGCTAAGCAGGAAGCGCCCAGTTCCAATATGCGTTTCAATTCTGTACTTTGCGTGCTGGGAGGGGCGCTCAGCGTGGCAGCGTTTAGCGTCAAGGATGCGCGCTTGCGGTTCCCCCACGCGAATCGGGCAGATCTGGCACTCGGGGCGGCGAGTGGCACCCTAAAGaaggcggcggcagcagtTACGTTAGGTGCCGAGGATGGCGAGGTACGCGTGGAGCTCGCGGTGGACGGGCCGGCGCCGGAACAGGCGTCCCTTATGGTGACGGCGAAGCAGCACGCGGTAGACTGGGTGCTGCCGCGGGCCGCAGAGCGTCCTGCGCGGGACATGACACACAGCTTTGTGCTGGACGTCGCGGAGCTGCCACGCGAGCTGGTGGCACTTGCGCAGGCGGACGGCGAGCCATTGGCGGTGTCGGTGATCCTGGCGAGCCCGGGCGCGGATGGAAACGTCTTTGCAGAGCTGTTCGACCTGGACGTGGGGCCTGTCTCTGCAGACGTGCCCTCTGTGGGCAAGGCGCTACCAGAGATTCGCCACGTGTTTAATCAGCAACCCAAGACTGTCGCGCCCTTTTTCGCCCTTGTGTTCTGCGTGGCGGTCGCTGCATGCGTGGTGCCGGTCGTTGGCGTTTGGATGGCCACGGTTGGCGGGGTCTCCAACCGCGCGCCAGCAGGCTCGCCGCTGAACTCGGTGGGCTTTCTCGGCGCGATTGTGGCCGCGGAGGTCACGTTCGCACGCTACTACCTGGGAAGCAGCATCTTCACCACGCTGGCAGCGTCGTTCTACGTCGCCGTCGCACTGCTGTACTTTGGCTCGCGCACGCTGCGCTGTCTGCCAGGCGGCCAGGCCGCCACTACACACTAGGCCGCTTTATCTTGTGTTTAGTACTACACGCACACCTACATAACTAACCGAGTGCTGTGGTCAGCTGTGGATAGAACTATTCCTCCTCGATCACATACGTATTGGTGATGCGTCGGAAGCCCCAAAAGTTTCCCTTGGCTCCACCCCAGAACGGCTCGTTGAAGTCGTTGGCTGCGACTATCTTGCCGATGATCAGGGCCATTGGCAGCGAGTTGTAGCTGCGCGAGTCCAACGAATGCGAAAGGTTATCTCCTGTGATCCACACATGCCCCTCGGGCACCCGGATGTATGCGTTGAAGTGCTCATCCATCTGCTTCTCGGTCTCCGCGTCTAGCTCGTCCAGCTTGTAATTTTGTTTCGACCCAATGCTTGGGTCGACCAGTATGTAATCGCCGGGCATACCAGATATCCGCTTGCACACCCGCTGGTCGGGATCCGTGGGCTTGACCGCCACAATGCAATCGCCAACACGGAGCCCCTTGCCGTTGCGGTACTTCTTCAACGCGTGGACGTAGTCATTGCTGGCCGCGATCGTAGGTATCATTGACTCGCCGCGGGTCTCTGTGAACTCGTAAAAGTGCACGTGGATCATGTGTATGAGACAAACCGCCCTGACAGAGTAGGAGGCCGTCTTCAGCATAGATGACACCATCGAGCTCATGCTTTGCTGGGTCCGCGATACCCTGGCCCATCTATACAACGGCAGTGCCGGGGAGAAATGCTTGTCAGCGCTTTCTTCCCTCTAATACCTAGCTACATCTACCCGAGACACGAAGACGCGGAAAGCAGGCCTGGAGGCGTTCAACGGCCGCCGCGGTCAGGGCGCCAAGCTCGCGCGTGGTGACGCATCAATCAAAGAAGGACTTGGTAGCGCCAAACCACGTGACCAGTGTCCGGTGTATGCAGCGGCGGGCGTTGGGCGCGAACCACGTGCTCTGCACTAGGCGCGGGTAGCCGTTAGTGGATGCCACGAGCTGCTTCTCCCACCACCAGGGCTCGTATGCTCTCCAGAACCGGACGGGATATGAAAACGTGAGCATGCGTGCGCAGCTCAACCGCCTGGCGGGGAAGGCTAGCGACACGTCGCCCGTGCGCCCGAGCTTCAAGGCGCGCACCAAGATGCGCGCAGAGTCTGCCCAATGGGTTTCGTCCGCGGTGTGTGTACTGAGGAACGGGAGAAAGGCCAATAATGTCTTGATGCGGCACTTGTCATAGAGGCTAAGCTCCGAGGTCAAGCTCTCGTGGAACTGGTTGAGCCCGGCCTTGCTGGTTGCGTAGTAGCCCGTGAACGCAGGTGCATGGAGCGATAGCGTGTTTGTGACATTGACGATGTAGAAGCCTGGCGTGAGATGCTcacgctgcgcgagctcgaTGGTCTGCGGCACAAGCTGGTTGAGGAAAAACTTGACCGAGAGCATCACGTTGATCAAGTTCGAGTTGAGCAGTTGCTGGAAGAGCTCCTGGCTGCCCTGTAGAAACGAGCGGTCCATGAGGTCTGACGGACCCTGCGCGGCCTGCGCGTGTATCGACCCCTGCATGAAGTCAAAGAGGCCCTCGTTCACGTTGTTGATGAAGATCGAGATTCCGAAGTGCCCCAAAAGCACCATGCGCAAGCTTGCAAGCACGTCGTTCTTGTTTGTGAGGCTCCGGCAGTGTATGAAGTGGTAGCGGccagccgctgcgcgcctGGGAACATtgcccgcgctgcgcgctcTGGGAGTGCGGGCCCGtgcgcgccgctgctgtGGCGCGCGCCACTTGACCAGGTCCGCAGTGTCGAGGTTGACCACCGTTGTTCCCTCACGAAGCAACGCCTTGCACAATTCCACACCAAACGTACTTGAAGATCCGCCAAGAATGAGCACGGCATCCTTCCCGCTTTCCAAGGACTTGCCCGGCCCCACGGCATCGTTCACTAAGCTAGTGTATCTGTAGGCATGTTTCATTAGTGTGCCGAGACATGCTTCTATCATCTTTGTGTCCCAGGGCCAGTGGAGGGCGGTTGGATACTGCAGGCGGTTTGGGGGTTTAAGTATCGTTCTGACGTTTATAGGTCACACATCTGAGCTGCACACACTCGGCACTGATAGAGCTCTATGCATAACGTCGTATGCAGTTGACGCGGAGTTCTGTTTATCACGTTGGGCTCATCGGGTGTGCATAAAGCGCATCATAAAGTTGATCATTTCTCTTTCCTCATCACTAGCAGGAGCGAGGATCAGGTATGGGCACAGCGGCGGATGAGCAGAGAAAGCAGATCGAGCTTCTGCTGGGCAAAGAGTCCAATCGGGATTTCAAGCGGGACCTGGGAATGCACGACCCGAAGCTGTGCAAAAGCTATGTGGTGGGCGAGTGTCCGTACGAGCTATTCCAGGGTACCAAGCAGAACTTTGGCAAATGCCCGCAGACACATCTCGCCAAGTACAAGCTTGAGTATCAACGCAACGCCAAGAAGGGCATCTACTTGCCGGAGTTTGAGCGCGAGTATTACGCCGTGCTCAACAAGTTCATCAAGGACTGCAACGGGCAAATCCAGATCGCACTGCGAAAACTGGAACACACTTCGGAGGAGCGCGAACGAATCATGGCGGTGACCTGCCAGCTGGATGTAGCTGACTCCAAGATGGGGCTGATGATCCAGGAGATTGAAACGCTGGTTAGGTCGAACGAGGTGGTCAAGGCCATGGTGCAGTCGCTGAAGCTGCAGACACTGCAGAAGGAGCGCCACGAGCTGGCGAAGAAGGTGCGCGACATCACGGAGAATGTGGGACAGAGCGCGCAGCAGAAGCTGCAGGTCTGCAAGGTCTGTGGCGCGTACTTGTCGCGCCTGGACACCGACAGGCGCCTGGCAGACCATTTTCTCGGGAAAATGCACCTGGGCTACGTCAAGATGCGCGAGGAGAtcgaggagctgcggcgccgcttCCAGGAGAGGGGCGAGGATATCTCCCAAGACAGCTACAATCTCCAGGCCCCGCCACACGTCCTGGAAGGCGCTCAGGGAGAGACCGGGAACTTCCACTATCGCCGCCAGGGCAGCTACGGCCGTGgtggaggcgctggccgGAACGAGAGGTACAGGGGCCGTGCCCACCGTGCGTACTGACGGGCGGCGGACCTCGTTAGCCGCATAATGGATCACGTGATTCATATGTACTACGTGTGTGGTCCGCGCCAGCGCTGCAGAGGAGCACGTGCCCTATCTGGGCGCTCTCTACAGCTAGATCACCTCCGCGCCAGCGTATCTCAGAACTCTGATGCGTCTCTCTCAAAGCACTGCGACAGCCGGCCTGGCGGGGGCCTTGCGAAGACAGATCAAGCGAGCCAGCCTCGATCCGCCTGGCCAGGAAACAGGGCTCGCATTAGATGTGCCTATTTCACTCTCATCCTTCAACTAGTCCTCGCGATGGGCGCGCCTTGCGCGAAATCATTACCCGGTCACATGGGCCTCATCGAAAATTTGAATATCTTCCAATATGTTTATTATATACTAAGAGCAGTGTGACATAACAACTAATACTGTAAGTCGACTGGCGCTTTGTTCCGTTAGATTGTCGTCAGGAAACATGTCGTCTCTATTCAGCCAGAACTCGAGCGATTCAAATCGGTTTACCAATCTGTCGATTAAGTTTccgcagcaacagcagaCTATCTCGCAGCAACAAGGCAGTAATCTGCAACCCCAGAGTAGCCAACAGGCTGCGATTGCGTCGCAGGGACAGTTTGTACCCAATGAGGAGAAGCCTCCTCGGTGGTTCAACAACCCGCGGAAGCGGACCATCCCCCAGAACATCATTAAGAGATCTTCGAAGCCCACGTCGTCCGAAGGGCCTACGCCGGCTCCCAGCTCCGGAAATAGCTCTTCCACATCGCACTCTGGATTTGGGTCTGTGACTTTTGGGTCCAAGAAGTCCAACATCTTCAATACGCGGGCGAACACCCAGGGGCACGACATGATGACCCCTGGGAACGTGATTGATTCGAATGAGGCACCCCCAACCAAATCACTTTACGACCTGCAGCGAGAGGACGAATTTGGCTCTGTAATTCCATCTGGTGTCGGTGAGCAACGGCAGCAACCGCTAGCACTTGCGAAGTCCAAGGACGCCACTTTGATGCGCAATGTGTTCGACCGGGAACTTGAGCCCAAGAAGGTCAAGAAGGACGACCAGTCGGCATCGGCTTCTGCCAGTCACAACGAGAGCGCAGTGCTTGTATTTGGATATCCGGAATCCATTTCTAACCAGGTGATCTTACATTTTTCGAAGTTCGGCAACATTTTGGAGGACTTTGAGGTCTTACGTGGAGTCTCTGGCATGCGGCCGACGGCCATGAAGGTCTCTGGGAGGCAGCATACGGAAAATCGGAAGAAGTATCCTATCTTCACTGGTGACGGTTGGATAAAGCTAACCTATGACTCTCCATCATCAGCGCTACGTGCACTGCAAGAAAACGGTACCGTTTATGGTGGTTGCCTCGTGGGTTGTGTGCCATACAGCAAACAGGCCGTAGAACAGCTTGCTTCTTGTCACATTGAGAAGGCTGACGATATTGGAGGCGTTAATTTCAGCGTCGCACAGACACCCAACAACTCTCTAAACGCCGGTCATCCGAATGGTGATGATCAGCCCGTGCCAGGATCTCGAGAGGATGACCACGCGAGATTTACCTTTTCAACCAGAATGTTAGATATTAAAGATGGCAAATCGTTGCTGGTGCATAATGGCAATGCCCATAATCAGAATTTTTTGAAGAACTTGGAGGATAAAATGCGGCATCATGATGCGCATACGCAAGCCAACAAAGGGGTCTTAAGCAAAGTGAACAATTGGCTTTTTGGCTGGAACGAATTGTGATTGACAATCCGCGCCTAAAATATGTATTTTCACAATGGAATGACCTTTATACATGTAACATAGATTAATTGTTTAATATGCATCACCCCCTACTACTTTGTATTTAATTACCTAAATGGAGGTCTACTTTCAATGGAGCCCCGCCTGCTTAGCTTGAATGGGCTTATGCTACTTTGTTTCGAAGATAACTGACTAGTGTCTAAATCCGACTTGGGGCAAACTACTGTGGTATGCGTATGCAAGTTCTTTTTCACGTCTACGGTTCTTGACCGAATGTTGGGCGAATTGACGCCGAAAGCGAGATGATTATCCTCCCGACCTGCTGAGGAAGTTATGTCTCGCTTCAAAGGGCTTGTAGAATGCCGTCTAGGAGGTTCGCCGTGTACATCATTGCTAGTATACTCCACGTAATTTCCTCCGGATATGTTTCCACCCGTGGAATGGTCTGTTGGAATAGCACGTCTATTCTTCAGCATGGGAGACGTAGGAGCCGATGTTGAAGAATATGTTTGGCCACTCCCATGAGATCTTGATGGCGGAGTACCATAACGACCGCCATAAGTTGGCGACCTATTGAAGCTCATGGGATTAACACTCATAGCTGCACCGTTAATCTTCTTGAGAGGATTCTGTGGGAACACACTGTGGTATAGCCGTTCATTTCTAGAATATCTGATGATATTCTGCGAGTGTGAACCGGTTGGTATGTCCTCAAAGGCCTTTGTCCTCTGATTATATTTCTCTTTGATGACATCGCCACATAATGAATGCGTGATAAAGACTCCAGAACGGGCTGTGCTATAAGAAGGGTAAAATTGTACGAATTCCTGTCCGTACATTGTCGCATCCACCATCGCGTCCTGAGTCTGAGCGGAAAGCTTCGGCTTCATCACTTTGTTATTATACTCGGCAGCCATGCCTTTAAATATGGCCAGTTCATCTTTTATTCTGTCCTCGTAACAGTCAAAAATGACATACCAAAATAGATATTGGGTAAGGATCACAGGCAACAGGGACACAAAAGTTATGTCAGAGAAAGCCATGAACCATACAGAAATCGGAGGGAAGGATGCAAATAATGCTGTCAGGAAGGAGCTTGGGCACCATTTCTTGATCTCATAGTAGAATTCATCCGTGGGTTTCTCCTCCTGAACGCGTCCACGCTGGAAAAAGGTGTACCGAATCAGGGTCCAGAGCGAGCCCCTGGAAACATCAGTTGCGGAACGGTAAGCCAAGTCGTGAAGCGACTTCTTGGTCAGGTTGTTTGATGCAGGTGGTTGTGCACTGTGGAACAATGAGTACTTTAGGAAATACCCAAACAAAAACTTGTACGTAAGCACCGAGTTGGAGACCAGCAGCAAAATATAGAGACACTTTAGTAGCG encodes the following:
- the LUC7 gene encoding Luc7p (Syntenic homolog of Saccharomyces cerevisiae YDL087C (LUC7)) gives rise to the protein MGTAADEQRKQIELLLGKESNRDFKRDLGMHDPKLCKSYVVGECPYELFQGTKQNFGKCPQTHLAKYKLEYQRNAKKGIYLPEFEREYYAVLNKFIKDCNGQIQIALRKLEHTSEERERIMAVTCQLDVADSKMGLMIQEIETLVRSNEVVKAMVQSLKLQTLQKERHELAKKVRDITENVGQSAQQKLQVCKVCGAYLSRLDTDRRLADHFLGKMHLGYVKMREEIEELRRRFQERGEDISQDSYNLQAPPHVLEGAQGETGNFHYRRQGSYGRGGGAGRNERYRGRAHRAY
- a CDS encoding FG-nucleoporin ASM4 (Syntenic homolog of Saccharomyces cerevisiae YMR153W (NUP53) and YDL088C (ASM4)) → MSSLFSQNSSDSNRFTNLSIKFPQQQQTISQQQGSNLQPQSSQQAAIASQGQFVPNEEKPPRWFNNPRKRTIPQNIIKRSSKPTSSEGPTPAPSSGNSSSTSHSGFGSVTFGSKKSNIFNTRANTQGHDMMTPGNVIDSNEAPPTKSLYDLQREDEFGSVIPSGVGEQRQQPLALAKSKDATLMRNVFDRELEPKKVKKDDQSASASASHNESAVLVFGYPESISNQVILHFSKFGNILEDFEVLRGVSGMRPTAMKVSGRQHTENRKKYPIFTGDGWIKLTYDSPSSALRALQENGTVYGGCLVGCVPYSKQAVEQLASCHIEKADDIGGVNFSVAQTPNNSLNAGHPNGDDQPVPGSREDDHARFTFSTRMLDIKDGKSLLVHNGNAHNQNFLKNLEDKMRHHDAHTQANKGVLSKVNNWLFGWNEL
- the NUR1 gene encoding Nur1p (Syntenic homolog of Saccharomyces cerevisiae YDL089W (NUR1)), encoding MPKHHTFATKLEDLVLTSMSFRMSKHQAHPIEPEDVIREESEDFYSDEEEYKETWSRWALQLLSSSPYDLYLIVNENFESINWDLKAKTLARPLGGTMTFLFFTVRLLQDNVIKPNYHKINRTTDGFDFSRSATLREYDYFSKYQHGASWSSANWRVNSLSILDTLLKCLYILLLVSNSVLTYKFLFGYFLKYSLFHSAQPPASNNLTKKSLHDLAYRSATDVSRGSLWTLIRYTFFQRGRVQEEKPTDEFYYEIKKWCPSSFLTALFASFPPISVWFMAFSDITFVSLLPVILTQYLFWYVIFDCYEDRIKDELAIFKGMAAEYNNKVMKPKLSAQTQDAMVDATMYGQEFVQFYPSYSTARSGVFITHSLCGDVIKEKYNQRTKAFEDIPTGSHSQNIIRYSRNERLYHSVFPQNPLKKINGAAMSVNPMSFNRSPTYGGRYGTPPSRSHGSGQTYSSTSAPTSPMLKNRRAIPTDHSTGGNISGGNYVEYTSNDVHGEPPRRHSTSPLKRDITSSAGREDNHLAFGVNSPNIRSRTVDVKKNLHTHTTVVCPKSDLDTSQLSSKQSSISPFKLSRRGSIESRPPFR